CGGCAGGTTGGGCTCGCAAGCCGAAACTGCCAGACCCATCGAAAGACTTGCTACTTTGTTGGGGCGATCAGATCCTTGGCAGCTTTTGCTACGCGGAACTTGACCGCAGTCTTTGCTTTAATCTTGATTGTCTCTCCCGTTTGCGGGTTGCGGCCGAGACGTGCTGCACGCTGAGCTTTCACCAGCTTCCCAAGCCCAGGGATGGTGAATTCACCGTTCTTCTTCGTCTCCTGGATCGCGGTAGCCGCCAGCAGGTCAAAGAACTCTGCTGTTTGCTTCTTCGAAAGCTCCATCTTCTCCGATACGAGTAGAACCAACGCCGCCTTCGTCATTGTTTTGCTGGTCGACGTCTTCTTTGCTGCGCTGGTGCTTGTCTTCTTGGCCGCCGGGATAGCCGTCGTCTTTGCCGCTGTTTTCTTCGTTGCCATGGATTCCTCTTTGGTGATGCCTGAATCAGTTAGGCGACTTTCGCCGTTGTCTTCTTGACTGTCTTCTTTGTTGGAGCTTTCTTTGCAGTCACTTTCTTTGCTGCCGACTTCTTGGTGGGAGCAGAAACAATGTCCTTTGGAAGTGAAATAAAAGCCATGACTGATGCGCCGAGTTCGCGGGTCTCCACGTTCGTAAGCATGCTTGGCGACTTCAGGGCTTTTGCGGCGAGCTTCTTAATCTTAGGTGATGTGATTGCTGCAGGTGCTTTAGACATTGCTTCATTCTACGTACAAAGGTCTGCGACTGGCGGAATTTTGCGACACGGAACTTTCCGCCAGGTGCGGAACTTGCCGATACCTTTAGGGGTCTCACGGGTCGAAACAGCACGAATCCATTGCTCCATCTGCTCATGGCCTACGAGGCCAGGATGCACTTCCGCTAAGAGGAAGCCCGCTGATGCCGCTCGTCGGGCGGTCGCGATGAAGTCGTCTACGATCTTATCCATTCCAGAACGGTCAAGTCTGGTCGGCACAGGGTATGCATCGGAGAATGGATCTGAACTCGGGCCAACCATCTGCCATCCACCGTCAGCGGCGGATATTGCCTGCAGCGGAGTCTCCCAGGGCTTCGCCATACTCGCTTTGCGGCCCGCATGAGCCAGTTGGATACCGGGTACGCAGCCCTGACCCATTAACAAATGCAGTCAGCCGGGCCAAGGAATGATATGTGCAGCGGACCACGCCAAGGTCGCCAAGTGTTGTACGACCCTCCGGGCTAACCGCAGCCGCTTTAGTGAAAACTATGCCCGCACCGCCGACGGCACGACCTCCTAAATGAACGAACTGCCAGTCATTCGAGAACCCGTCCGTGTAGCTGTACTGCCATATCGGAGAAACAGCAATGCGATTTGGGAAAGTAACGGAACGCTGAGTAAGAGCTGAAAACAGGTGATCGACCGCTATAACGCAATTTGGATG
This region of Granulicella tundricola MP5ACTX9 genomic DNA includes:
- a CDS encoding HU family DNA-binding protein, with product MATKKTAAKTTAIPAAKKTSTSAAKKTSTSKTMTKAALVLLVSEKMELSKKQTAEFFDLLAATAIQETKKNGEFTIPGLGKLVKAQRAARLGRNPQTGETIKIKAKTAVKFRVAKAAKDLIAPTK